The Lujinxingia vulgaris genome includes a region encoding these proteins:
- a CDS encoding M61 family metallopeptidase, with product MSAPIAIRIQVPQPQTHLIEVEMRVMALSDDSELVLRMPVWSPGSYLVREYARHVQRFAAFDKDGERLRFEKLDKASWKIDVAHVDQVRVTYQVYAHDLTVRTNHVDTSHAFFNCVATCMYPEGRLDDAIDLHITPPEGWEIFCGLAPAEGSKTYFEVADFDELFDTPVELGPHPYFDFEVEGVPHRFVMWGVSNADVDALKKHVPELVKVNAKMFGEIPYERYVFINHLVDGGFGGLEHRHSSVNMFDARGFDKVALDEDGNLGDKYGNFLRLLCHEHFHAYHVKRLRPEALGPFDYQNENYTHDLWAVEGVTSYYDTYNLMGTGLLSPAAYIELLEKRVLELSQYPGRLLHSLEMASFDAWIKFYRPDENTRNSTVSYYLKGELVSWVLDLWIRTKTGGERALADVLRKLYREHYKARDEGYPRGAFEAAVGEISGADPTEFFDRYIRGTHEIAWEEFLAPVGLRLKPVHDERGGASIKAVTRAEDDRRVVREVLGGGPGEQAGLCAGDVLVAIDRWEVAERDPDELLIDYEEGDVVDVHVLRRGRLHTLTMTLAKPGPKFYKLEVRADASQKARELRKGWLGVETW from the coding sequence ATGAGCGCGCCCATCGCGATTCGAATTCAGGTCCCCCAACCTCAGACCCACCTCATCGAGGTGGAGATGCGCGTGATGGCGCTCTCCGACGACTCCGAGCTGGTCTTGCGCATGCCGGTGTGGAGCCCGGGGAGCTACCTGGTGCGCGAGTACGCGCGCCACGTGCAGCGCTTTGCAGCCTTTGACAAAGATGGCGAGCGCCTGCGTTTCGAAAAGCTCGACAAGGCCAGCTGGAAGATCGATGTGGCGCATGTCGACCAGGTGCGCGTCACCTACCAGGTCTACGCCCACGACCTGACCGTGCGCACCAACCACGTCGACACCAGCCACGCCTTCTTCAACTGCGTGGCCACCTGCATGTACCCCGAGGGCCGACTCGACGACGCCATCGACCTGCACATCACCCCGCCGGAGGGATGGGAGATCTTCTGCGGGCTGGCGCCGGCCGAGGGCTCGAAGACCTACTTTGAGGTCGCCGATTTCGACGAGCTCTTCGACACCCCGGTGGAGCTCGGGCCGCACCCCTACTTCGACTTCGAGGTTGAGGGCGTGCCCCACCGCTTTGTGATGTGGGGCGTGAGCAACGCCGATGTCGACGCGCTCAAAAAGCACGTGCCGGAGCTTGTGAAGGTTAACGCGAAGATGTTTGGCGAGATCCCTTACGAGCGCTACGTCTTCATCAACCACCTGGTCGACGGCGGCTTTGGCGGGCTGGAGCATCGCCACAGCAGCGTCAATATGTTTGACGCGCGCGGCTTCGATAAGGTTGCTCTCGATGAGGATGGCAACCTCGGCGACAAGTACGGGAACTTCCTGCGTCTGCTCTGCCACGAGCATTTTCACGCCTACCACGTCAAACGCCTGCGCCCCGAGGCGCTGGGGCCTTTTGACTATCAGAATGAGAACTACACCCACGACCTCTGGGCGGTCGAAGGCGTCACGAGCTATTACGACACCTACAACCTCATGGGCACAGGCCTGCTCTCGCCGGCGGCATATATTGAGCTGCTGGAGAAGCGCGTGCTGGAGCTCTCGCAGTACCCGGGGCGGCTCTTGCATTCGCTGGAGATGGCGAGCTTCGATGCCTGGATCAAGTTCTACCGCCCCGATGAGAACACCCGGAACTCCACGGTGTCGTATTATCTGAAGGGCGAGCTTGTGAGCTGGGTGCTGGACCTGTGGATTCGCACGAAGACCGGCGGGGAGCGGGCGCTGGCCGATGTGCTGCGCAAGCTCTACCGCGAACATTATAAAGCCCGCGATGAGGGTTACCCGCGTGGTGCGTTTGAGGCGGCCGTTGGCGAGATCAGCGGCGCGGATCCCACCGAGTTTTTCGATCGTTATATCCGCGGCACCCACGAGATCGCCTGGGAGGAGTTCCTCGCGCCGGTGGGGCTGCGACTTAAGCCCGTGCACGATGAGCGAGGCGGGGCGAGCATCAAAGCTGTGACGCGCGCTGAAGATGATCGGCGTGTGGTGCGCGAAGTGCTCGGTGGTGGCCCCGGTGAGCAGGCCGGCCTGTGCGCCGGCGATGTGCTCGTGGCCATCGACCGCTGGGAGGTCGCCGAGCGCGACCCCGACGAGCTCTTGATCGACTATGAGGAGGGCGACGTGGTCGACGTGCACGTGTTGCGCCGCGGGCGGCTGCACACCCTGACGATGACGCTGGCCAAGCCCGGGCCGAAGTTCTACAAGCTGGAGGTGCGCGCGGACGCCTCGCAGAAGGCGCGCGAGCTTCGCAAAGGTTGGCTCGGAGTGGAGACGTGGTGA
- a CDS encoding cytochrome c-type biogenesis protein CcmH, protein MKTQRQKGAAWLLVLVLMAPASLALAQDVARTADEVSRMTREISQEIYSPYCPGKTLAMCPSANAGVARMDIQKMASDGMEKDAIKAELLERYGEGFEVVEPPAEDNAKLLGSIFVGLIVAVVAVVALARRRMSGEEGTSDEDALASSTDPVDDADGYLDELRDDYLS, encoded by the coding sequence GTGAAGACACAACGACAGAAAGGCGCAGCATGGCTGCTGGTGCTCGTATTGATGGCTCCGGCTTCCCTGGCGCTGGCTCAGGACGTGGCGCGCACCGCCGATGAGGTCTCGCGCATGACCCGCGAGATCTCCCAGGAGATCTACAGCCCCTACTGCCCGGGCAAGACCCTGGCGATGTGCCCCTCGGCCAACGCCGGCGTGGCGCGCATGGACATCCAGAAGATGGCCAGCGATGGCATGGAGAAGGATGCCATCAAAGCCGAACTTCTGGAGCGCTACGGCGAGGGCTTTGAGGTTGTGGAGCCCCCGGCCGAGGATAACGCCAAGCTGCTGGGCTCGATTTTTGTGGGCCTGATTGTGGCGGTAGTCGCCGTTGTGGCGCTGGCCCGTCGGCGTATGTCTGGCGAGGAGGGCACGAGCGATGAGGACGCGCTGGCGAGCTCGACCGACCCGGTCGACGATGCCGATGGCTACCTCGACGAGCTGCGCGATGACTATTTGAGTTAA
- a CDS encoding 30S ribosomal protein S1 has product MSETTLLERAQLATTLDEDALHNAVVKATFVDATEKALIFDLGQERKAHVAREELPAELPFAAGQEVSILVEQPLADAWSASYTKAQKLQTWEWLEHLAKSGEVVEGTITGENKGGLSVDIGLRAFLPRSHVDLHRVNDMTPYIGRRAEFQVVEFDKKRGNVVVSRKALLERERKAERKALIEELAEGQRFTGTVRNITNFGAFIDIGGIDGLLHVTNMSWGRIDHPSELLRPGDEVEVVVLSWDPAKKRLGLGRKQLLADPWEKIDERYSEGQTLEGEVVSLADFGAFVALEPGLEGLVHVTELSWTERINHPQDVLKLGQKIAVKLLSIDSENRRLSLSVKALSENPWNAVVERYPVGSVQKGPIKNITDFGLFVELEEGVEGLVHVSDLSWTEKIENPREHFELGQEVEVKVLDADADNQRIGLGIKQLTNDPWEQAAETIKPGQKVDVTITRLMDFGAFAEIIPGVEGLIHISELSNDRVNSAAEVVRPGQQVNALVMSFERANQRIGLSLKRDELEDESSNLREYADEDASAATLGDILRDRLGLAASTDEKSDDAAADEKSESAAAAESAEDVVTTTDEAVATTDDVVETTDQAVATTDDVVETTDDVVSGDEDDADAQSSEEETKTEN; this is encoded by the coding sequence ATGTCCGAGACCACCCTCCTTGAGCGCGCCCAGCTGGCCACCACCCTCGATGAAGACGCGCTCCACAACGCCGTGGTCAAAGCGACCTTCGTCGACGCCACCGAAAAGGCCCTGATCTTTGATCTGGGTCAGGAGCGCAAAGCGCACGTGGCCCGCGAGGAGCTCCCCGCCGAGCTTCCTTTTGCCGCCGGCCAGGAGGTCAGCATCCTGGTGGAGCAGCCGCTTGCCGACGCCTGGAGCGCCTCCTACACCAAGGCCCAGAAACTCCAGACCTGGGAGTGGCTTGAGCACCTGGCCAAATCCGGCGAAGTCGTCGAGGGCACGATCACCGGCGAAAATAAGGGCGGCCTCTCGGTCGATATCGGACTTCGCGCCTTTTTGCCGCGCAGCCACGTCGATCTGCACCGCGTCAACGACATGACCCCCTACATCGGCCGTCGTGCCGAGTTTCAGGTCGTGGAGTTCGACAAAAAACGCGGCAACGTCGTGGTGAGCCGCAAGGCGCTCCTGGAGCGCGAGCGCAAAGCCGAGCGCAAGGCCCTGATCGAAGAGCTGGCCGAAGGCCAGCGCTTTACCGGCACGGTGCGCAACATCACAAACTTCGGCGCCTTCATCGACATCGGCGGCATCGACGGGCTGCTGCACGTCACCAACATGAGCTGGGGCCGCATCGACCACCCCTCCGAGCTCTTGCGTCCGGGCGATGAGGTCGAGGTCGTGGTGCTCTCCTGGGACCCGGCCAAAAAGCGCCTGGGCCTGGGCCGCAAACAACTTCTGGCCGACCCCTGGGAGAAGATCGACGAGCGCTACTCCGAGGGCCAGACCCTGGAGGGTGAGGTCGTGAGTCTGGCCGACTTCGGCGCGTTCGTGGCGCTGGAGCCCGGCCTGGAGGGCCTGGTGCACGTCACCGAGCTCTCCTGGACCGAGCGCATCAACCACCCCCAGGACGTGCTCAAGCTCGGCCAGAAGATCGCCGTCAAACTCCTGAGCATCGACAGCGAGAACCGCCGCTTGAGCTTGAGCGTCAAGGCGCTCAGCGAGAACCCCTGGAACGCCGTGGTGGAGCGCTACCCGGTGGGCTCGGTGCAGAAAGGCCCGATCAAGAACATCACCGACTTCGGCCTCTTCGTGGAGCTTGAAGAAGGCGTCGAGGGGCTGGTGCACGTCAGCGATCTTTCCTGGACCGAGAAGATCGAAAACCCCCGCGAGCATTTTGAGCTCGGCCAGGAGGTTGAGGTCAAAGTGCTCGACGCCGACGCCGACAACCAGCGCATCGGCCTGGGCATCAAGCAGCTCACCAACGACCCCTGGGAGCAGGCCGCTGAGACCATCAAGCCCGGCCAGAAGGTCGATGTGACCATCACGCGTCTGATGGATTTTGGCGCCTTTGCCGAGATCATCCCCGGCGTGGAAGGACTTATCCACATCTCGGAGCTGAGCAACGACCGCGTCAACTCCGCCGCCGAGGTGGTGCGCCCCGGCCAGCAGGTCAACGCGCTGGTCATGAGCTTTGAGCGCGCCAACCAGCGCATCGGCCTCTCGCTCAAGCGCGACGAGCTCGAAGACGAGTCCTCCAACCTGCGCGAGTACGCCGACGAAGACGCCTCGGCCGCCACCCTGGGCGACATCCTGCGCGATCGCCTCGGACTTGCGGCCAGCACCGACGAGAAGAGTGACGACGCCGCTGCCGACGAGAAGAGCGAGAGCGCGGCCGCCGCTGAGAGCGCTGAGGACGTTGTCACGACGACCGACGAGGCGGTGGCGACCACCGATGACGTCGTGGAGACGACCGACCAGGCGGTGGCGACCACCGATGACGTCGTGGAAACGACCGACGACGTTGTGAGCGGCGATGAAGACGACGCCGACGCGCAAAGCTCCGAAGAAGAAACGAAGACCGAGAACTAA
- a CDS encoding PQQ-dependent sugar dehydrogenase has protein sequence MFRRLLPCVLIALLMSAAACSNQRNAPADGPQDPGDFDLEEPDPDDPEDGQPDGDPDDKPPQEEPDPPRDPVEWEASIVATDLAAPWDLTVTPDDRVFLTERDSGRVGEYVDGRTRRLRQFPVANAGEGGLLGIAHSPRFAQDNLLYVYYTTEEDNRIVRFNPDNRAEPELIFEGIPQSRIHNGGRIDFGPDGMLYVGTGDAARPDLAQDPDSLAGKILRMTPDGEIPDDNPTAGSFVYSMGHRNVQGLAWDSQGRLFATEFGPNENDEVNRIIPGQNYGWPEVTGQSNQEAFTDPIFVQQPPDASWSGLTASVQGAIPQWDDNLLIASLRGQRVWRLVLNEEGTEVVESEALFVNEWGRLRAAVQAADGSIWVLSNNRDGRGTPREGDDQIYRLGPQ, from the coding sequence ATGTTCAGGCGTCTTCTCCCCTGTGTGCTCATCGCGCTCCTTATGTCCGCGGCGGCCTGCTCCAACCAGCGCAACGCGCCCGCTGACGGCCCTCAAGACCCCGGCGACTTCGACCTGGAAGAGCCCGACCCCGATGACCCGGAAGATGGTCAGCCCGATGGCGATCCCGATGACAAGCCGCCCCAGGAGGAGCCCGATCCTCCCCGCGACCCGGTCGAATGGGAAGCCTCCATCGTCGCCACCGATCTGGCGGCCCCCTGGGATCTGACAGTGACGCCCGACGATCGCGTCTTTCTCACCGAGCGCGACTCCGGCCGCGTCGGCGAATACGTTGACGGACGCACCCGCCGCCTGCGCCAGTTCCCCGTCGCTAACGCCGGCGAAGGCGGACTTCTGGGCATCGCCCACTCCCCGCGCTTTGCTCAGGACAACCTCCTCTACGTCTACTACACGACCGAGGAGGATAACCGCATTGTGCGCTTTAACCCGGATAACCGCGCCGAGCCGGAGCTCATTTTTGAGGGTATCCCGCAGTCACGCATCCATAACGGCGGCCGCATCGACTTTGGCCCCGACGGCATGCTCTACGTGGGCACCGGCGACGCCGCGCGCCCCGATCTGGCGCAAGACCCGGACTCGCTGGCCGGAAAGATCCTGCGCATGACCCCCGACGGGGAGATCCCCGACGACAACCCCACCGCGGGCTCTTTTGTGTACTCGATGGGTCACCGCAACGTGCAGGGCCTGGCCTGGGACAGCCAGGGCCGCCTTTTTGCCACCGAGTTTGGCCCCAATGAGAATGACGAGGTCAACCGCATCATCCCCGGCCAAAACTACGGCTGGCCCGAGGTCACCGGCCAGTCCAACCAGGAAGCCTTCACCGACCCGATCTTTGTGCAACAACCCCCGGATGCCTCCTGGAGCGGGCTGACCGCGTCGGTGCAGGGCGCCATCCCCCAGTGGGACGACAACCTGCTCATCGCCTCGTTGCGCGGCCAGCGCGTCTGGCGCCTTGTGCTCAACGAAGAGGGCACCGAGGTCGTCGAATCCGAGGCGCTCTTCGTCAACGAATGGGGCCGCCTGCGCGCCGCCGTCCAGGCCGCCGACGGCTCGATCTGGGTGCTCAGCAACAACCGCGACGGGCGCGGCACCCCGCGCGAGGGCGATGACCAAATCTACCGTCTCGGACCGCAGTAG